In Carcharodon carcharias isolate sCarCar2 chromosome 22, sCarCar2.pri, whole genome shotgun sequence, the following are encoded in one genomic region:
- the mrpl27 gene encoding 39S ribosomal protein L27, mitochondrial, translating into MAVLISLVRAYAQSGFLAFPQPAFITLRYASKKAGGSSKNLGGKSPGQRYGWKKADGDFVHTGNILATQRLIRWHPGANVAIGRNKTLVALEDGIVRYTKEIYITPPRSLETMKVISRLPKGAVLYKTFINVIPNRQEGCFKLVDML; encoded by the exons ATGGCGGTGCTCATCTCCTTGGTCAGAGCCTATGCTCAAAGCG GATTTTTGGCTTTTCCACAGCCGGCATTTATTACGTTGAGATATGCATCCAAAAAGGCAGGAGGCAGTTCCAAAAATCTGGGTGGCAAGAGCCCAGGTCAACGTTACGGATGGAAGAAGGCAGATG GGGATTTTGTTCATACTGGAAACATTCTGGCAACTCAGCGCCTGATTCGATGGCatccaggagccaat GTAGCAATAGGTCGGAACAAGACTCTCGTTGCTCTTGAGGATGGCATTGTCCGTTATACTAAGGAGATCTACATCACACCACCCCGCAGCTTGGAGACTATGAAAGTGATCTCTCGCCTCCCAAAGGGGGCAGTTCTTTACAAGACATTTATCAATGTGATCCCCAACAGGCAGGAAGGTTGCTTTAAGCTGGTGGATATGCTTTGA